A portion of the Lolium rigidum isolate FL_2022 chromosome 1, APGP_CSIRO_Lrig_0.1, whole genome shotgun sequence genome contains these proteins:
- the LOC124659603 gene encoding glucan endo-1,3-beta-glucosidase 8-like — translation MAPLLRLLAGAATLLLTVSPASAGSSAVDVGVNWGSQMTHPLVPSSVVKMLKDNGIMKVKLFDADSWPVDALLDSGIEVMLGIPNDMLDTMTSYGNAEDWVNENVTSYGDKLNLKYVAVGNEPFLKAYNGTFMKTTVPALKNIQKALDNAGVGDKVKATVPLNADVYVSPDDKPSSGQFRPDINDLMTDMVKFLHDHGSPFVVNIYPFLSLYQSDNFPFEFAFFDGGRSIQDNGGVSYSNVFDANYDTLVSALKKAGVPNLKVVVGEVGWPTDGNKNANGKLARRFYDGLMKKLAKNEGTHLRSGKMDVYLFGLFDEDMKSIAPGPFERHWGILTYDGKPKFPMDLSGQGNDKLLVGVSGVEYLPKQWCVFDDEAQDKSKLPGNIQYACASGDCTALGYGCSCNGLDENSNISYAFNMYFQMQDQDVRACDFDGLAKITDKNASTKGCLFPVQIISAGGRVAPAIWWVAFLASFVHIVVMCFVM, via the exons ATGGCTCCGCTCCTGCGGCtgctggccggcgcggccacgcTACTGCTCACCGTGTCGCCGGCGTCAGCCGGGAGCTCCGCCGTGGACGTCGGCGTGAACTGGGGCTCGCAGATGACGCACCCGCTGGTGCCCTCGTCGGTGGTGAAGATGCTGAAGGACAACGGGATCATGAAGGTGAAGCTGTTCGACGCGGACTCTTGGCCCGTCGACGCGCTCCttgactccggcattgaggtcatGCTAGGCATCCCCAACGACATGCTGGACACGATGACCAGCTACGGCAATGCCGAGGATTGGGTCAATGAGAACGTCACCAGTTACGGCGACAAGCTCAACCTCAA GTATGTTGCTGTGGGGAACGAGCCGTTCCTCAAGGCTTACAACGGCACATTCATGAAAACCACCGTCCCGGCGCTCAAGAACATCCAGAAGGCGCTCGACAATGCCGGCGTCGGCGACAAGGTGAAGGCAACGGTCCCTCTGAACGCGGACGTGTACGTCTCCCCGGACGACAAGCCGTCCTCCGGCCAGTTCCGGCCCGACATCAACGACCTCATGACCGACATGGTCAAGTTCCTGCACGACCACGGGTCGCCCTTCGTCGTCAACATCTACCCCTTCCTCAGCCTGTACCAGAGCGACAACTTCCCCTTCGAGTTCGCCTTCTTCGACGGCGGTCGCAGCATCCAGGACAACGGCGGGGTCAGCTACTCCAACGTGTTCGACGCCAACTACGACACGCTCGTGAGCGCGCTGAAGAAGGCCGGCGTCCCCAACCTGAAGGTCGTCGTCGGCGAGGTGGGCTGGCCTACCGACGGCAACAAGAACGCCAACGGGAAGCTCGCCAGGCGGTTCTACGACGGCCTCATGAAGAAGCTGGCGAAGAACGAAGGCACCCACCTCCGGTCGGGCAAGATGGACGTCTACCTGTTCGGGCTGTTCGACGAGGACATGAAGAGCATCGCGCCGGGGCCCTTCGAGCGGCACTGGGGGATCCTGACCTACGACGGCAAGCCCAAGTTCCCCATGGACCTCTCCGGGCAGGGTAACGACAAGCTGCTGGTGGGCGTGTCCGGCGTGGAGTACCTGCCCAAGCAATGGTGCGTGTTCGACGACGAGGCCCAGGACAAGTCGAAGCTGCCGGGGAACATCCAGTACGCGTGCGCCAGCGGCGACTGCACGGCGCTCGGATACGGGTGCTCCTGCAACGGGCTCGACGAGAACAGCAACATCTCCTACGCCTTCAACATGTACTTCCAGATGCAGGACCAGGACGTACGCGCCTGCGACTTCGATGGCCTCGCCAAGATCACCGACAAGAACGCCTCCACCAAGGGCTGCCTGTTCCCGGTCCAGATCATCAGCGCCGgcggga
- the LOC124683831 gene encoding UDP-glycosyltransferase 90A2-like, translating to MATTTSINACATPNHGANGGSNQSGRDHIILFPFMAKGHTLPLLHFATALSVHQKNLLITVVVTPANLAFARSRLPASVNLAVLPFPSLPPLPVGVESTDTLPSPALYPTFLNATALLREPFAEFMASLPSPPLVLISDFFLGFTHGVAADAGVRRIVFHGMSCFSLAMCKSLITSPPPSAEHGASFHVARMPEHVRITAAEVPDTIAKIFDPEDPVSRFIIDHVGESDERSWGVLVNSFAALDDEEYVAALLSFYQPDARAWLVGPMFLAAGDMPEREEEHDPEGCLPWLDERAERSEPVIYVSFGTQAYVSLEQLDELARGLVQSGHHFLWAVRSAAWSPPVDVGPHGRIVRGWVPQRSVLAHRAVGGFVSHCGWNSVMESLAAGKPLLAWPFMAEQHLNAHHVADIIGAGVRIVDVKVAGGAVVERAEVEEKVRMLMDAGEEGRKMREKATWAQQAAKAAVSDGGTSRVALMKLVDELQRSYCDVIVGKQDHGANRIILTQAHSSTKA from the coding sequence atggccaccaccaccagcatcAACGCTTGCGCTACACCCAACCACGGCGCAAACGGTGGCAGCAACCAGTCCGGCCGCGACCACATCATCCTATTCCCGTTCATGGCGAAGGGCCACACACTCCCACTGCTTCACTTCGCCACGGCGCTCTCGGTGCACCAGAAGAACCTCCTCATCACCGTGGTCGTCACGCCGGCCAACCTCGCCTTCGCCCGCAGCCGGCTCCCCGCCTCGGTGAACCTAGCCGTTCTTCCGTTCCCCTCGCTGCCGCCGTTACCGGTGGGCGTCGAGTCGACGGACACCCTGCCCAGCCCGGCCCTCTACCCGACGTTCCTGAACGCGACGGCGCTCCTGCGGGAGCCTTTCGCGGAGTTCATGGCGTCGCTCCCGTCCCCGCCGCTCGTGCTCATCTCCGACTTCTTCCTCGGGTTCACGCACGGCGTGGCGGCTGACGCCGGCGTCCGCCGCATCGTGTTCCACGGCATGTCCTGCTTCTCGCTGGCCATGTGCAAGTCGCTGATCACGAGCCCGCCGCCCAGCGCGGAGCACGGCGCCAGCTTCCACGTGGCCCGCATGCCGGAGCACGTGAGGATCACGGCGGCAGAGGTCCCGGACACGATCGCGAAGATCTTCGACCCCGAGGACCCGGTGAGCCGGTTCATCATCGACCACGTCGGCGAGTCGGACGAGCGCAGCTGGGGCGTGCTGGTGAACAGCTTCGCGGCGTTGGACGACGAGGAGTACGTGGCGGCCCTGCTGTCGTTCTACCAGCCGGACGCGCGCGCCTGGCTGGTCGGCCCGATGTTTCTCGCGGCCGGCGACATGCCGGAGCGCGAGGAGGAGCATGACCCCGAGGGCTGCCTACCATGGCTGGACGAGAGGGCGGAGCGGTCGGAGCCGGTGATCTACGTGTCGTTCGGCACGCAGGCCTACGTCTCCTTGGAGCAGCTCGACGAGCTGGCGCGCGGGCTGGTGCAGTCCGGCCACCACTTCCTCTGGGCAGTGCGGTCCGCTGCGTGGTCGCCGCCGGTGGACGTAGGGCCGCACGGACGGATCGTCCGCGGGTGGGTCCCCCAGAGGAGCGTGCTGGCTCACCGCGCGGTGGGAGGGTTCGTGAGCCACTGCGGCTGGAACTCGGTGATGGAGAGCCTCGCCGCGGGGAAGCCCCTGCTAGCGTGGCCGTTTATGGCCGAGCAGCACCTGAACGCGCACCACGTCGCGGACATCATTGGCGCCGGCGTCAGGATTGTGGACGTCAAGGTCGCCGGAGGCGCGGTCGTGGAGagggccgaggtggaggagaagGTGAGGATGCTGATGGACGCCGGCGAGGAAGGGCGGAAGATGCGGGAGAAGGCCACCTGGGCTCAGCAGGCGGCGAAGGCAGCGGTGAGCGACGGTGGCACGTCGCGCGTGGCGCTGATGAAGCTGGTGGATGAACTGCAGCGAAGCTACTGTGACGTCATCGTGGGGAAACAGGATCACGGTGCCAACAGGATAATACTCACGCAAGCGCATAGTTCTACAAAAGCCTAA